From the Cryptomeria japonica chromosome 2, Sugi_1.0, whole genome shotgun sequence genome, one window contains:
- the LOC131065914 gene encoding uncharacterized protein LOC131065914, producing MPTTLKNPISCAEFFQWGVRKRAGRRKPQVKKDEKIMENKSTICLDSLAAARIIPCFQQEQCLQIPCFPQEQCLQIPCSPQVQCHQIQSGLDKMIALPSNKSFHSLPSAPEGSSRSQHRMNNIMCTSSSNNTEGGNTMQDNKPLNLDTFVWPKLSLSLSLTEKEEDFQAIKGSKLPLRPKKRLKCIQKAIDNLTPGFWLSDVSQERYEARENKSTRKRPRGLKAMQVGSDLE from the exons ATGCCGACAACATTAAAGAACCCAATTTCTTGTGCTGAGTTTTTTCAATGGGGAGTCCGCAAGCGTGCCGGAAGGAGGAAGCCACAAGTAAAGAAGGACGAGAAGATTATGGAGAACAAATCCACCATTTGTTTGGATAGTCTTGCTGCTGCAAGGATAATCCCCTGTTTCCAACAAGAACAGTGTCTTCAAATCCCCTGTTTCCCACAAGAACAGTGTCTTCAAATCCCCTGTTCCCCACAAGTACAGTGTCATCAAATCCAATCAGGCCTTGATAAGATGATAGCACTGCCCTCCAATAAAAGCTTTCATTCCCTGCCATCTGCTCCAGAAGGAAGTAGCAGATCACAGCACCGGATGAATAATATAATGTGCACCAGCAGCAGCAATAATACAGAGGGAGGGAACACTATGCAAGACAACAAGCCCTTGAATCTGGACACTTTTGTTTGGCCAAAATTGAGCCTAAGCCTATCCCTCacagagaaagaggaagatttCCAGGCAATAAAGGGCTCAAAGTTGCCATTGAGACCCAAAAAGCGTCTCAAGTGTATTCAGAAGGCAATAGAT AATCTTACTCCTGGATTTTGGCTTAGCGATGTTTCTCAAGAACGGTATGAAGCCAGGGAAAATAAATCCACAAGAAAG AGACCGAGGGGTTTGAAAGCTATGCAAGTAGGTAGTGACTTGGAATAA